In Deltaproteobacteria bacterium, one DNA window encodes the following:
- the rpoB gene encoding DNA-directed RNA polymerase subunit beta produces MDQTPIAASNVRIRKSFAKNKQLIDIPNLIELQKSSYEAFLQKNVDPDRRGILGLNGVFKGVFPVSDFNNTASLEFVSYTLEPAKYDVDECRQRGMTFASPIKVTLRLIVFDVDEESDAKSIRDVKEQEVYLGEIPLMTSNGSFIINGTERVVVSQLHRSPGVFFDHDGGKNNASGKLIYSARVIPYRGSWLDVEFDQKDLIHVRIDRRRKFPVTILLKALGYNTEQLLEYFYDLDEVSVIGGKLFRKLEIDRMSGQRALADILDPKTGEPIVRSGRRITRAIVKKIKEINLTELEVSPSDLEGKVLAKPLIDESTGEIIADANSELNSGFIKKAIEAGIDKFFLIFFDGLTVGPYLRNTLLVDKVNNKDEALVEIYKRLRPGEPPTLDASAAYFQKLFFDPETYDLSEVGRIKINHKFGISMEECPPSFRILTKNDILSTVKTMIDLKNGKGVVDDIDHLGNRRVRSVGELLENQYRIGLVRMERAIRERMSLQDVETMMPHDLVNAKPVNAVVKEFFGSSQLSQFMDQTNPLSEITHKRRLSALGPGGLTRDRAGFEVRDVHPTHYGRICPIETPEGPNIGLIASLATYARINNYGFIETPYRKVDAGKISPEITYMSALEEAGHLKAQATEDNLGTSVIQSQIVTVRRDGEYESVDKDKVSLIDVSPSQLVSIAASLIPFLEHDDANRALMGSNMQRQAVPLLRSRAPLVGTGVERLVARDSGTSVVATNDGIVEEIDAARIVVRRFAKGGELGANVDIYNLIKYQRTNQNTCFNQKPIVKLGDIVRKGDIIADGPSTELGELALGQNILVAFTPWMGYNFEDSILISERLLHEDTYTSIHIEEFECIARDTKLGKEEISRDIANVGEEALKDLDSSGIIRIGADVRPGYILVGKVTPKGETQLSPEEKLLRAIFGEKAGDVRDTSLRVPSGVYGTVIDAQVYSREGSERDERLSSIIEEKKKKLEKDLSVEINVIKNNAIEKLKSIIVGKKTTGVLLNEDGSQKLLSKGQDITVADLETIPFELLSYIPLETELEFHVTKIVDSARNQLDAVKMVFNEKIDRLRKGDELPPGVIKMVKVYVAIKRKLQVGDKFAGRHGNKGVVSKVLPVEDMPYLADGSPVDMVLNPLGVPSRMNIGQILEVHLGWAAHSLGKQLSKYVDNWNFEKAKKEIKDIYNDSEISTKIDKSDEASLKKIVGTLKNGIHVGTPVFDGASEADIKSLLKKAELPDRAQTILFDGRTGEPFNNPVTVGIMYMLKLHHLVEEKIHARSIGPYSLVSQQPLGGKAQFGGQRLGEMEVWAIEAYGAAYSLQEFLTVKSDDVAGRTRMYESIVKGENILEPGLPESFNVLVKELQSLALNVQLVESDILTDKAEEEPMEDNINNEPKH; encoded by the coding sequence ATGGACCAAACCCCTATTGCTGCCTCGAATGTACGTATACGTAAATCTTTTGCAAAAAACAAACAACTTATAGACATACCTAATTTGATAGAACTTCAAAAGAGCTCTTATGAGGCATTTTTGCAAAAAAATGTTGATCCTGACAGGCGTGGAATTCTTGGTTTAAATGGAGTATTTAAGGGAGTTTTTCCTGTTAGTGATTTTAATAATACGGCTAGTTTGGAGTTTGTAAGCTATACCTTGGAGCCAGCAAAATATGATGTGGACGAGTGTCGCCAGAGGGGGATGACGTTTGCTTCTCCGATAAAAGTAACTTTGCGGTTGATAGTTTTTGATGTGGATGAAGAGTCTGATGCTAAAAGTATACGTGATGTAAAAGAGCAGGAAGTATATTTGGGTGAAATACCACTTATGACTTCAAATGGTTCATTTATTATAAATGGAACTGAAAGGGTTGTTGTATCGCAATTGCATCGTTCTCCGGGTGTCTTTTTTGACCATGATGGCGGAAAAAATAATGCAAGTGGAAAGCTAATTTATTCAGCTAGAGTTATACCATATAGAGGATCTTGGTTGGATGTGGAATTCGACCAAAAAGATTTAATCCATGTTAGAATTGATAGAAGAAGGAAGTTTCCTGTTACCATATTGTTGAAAGCTCTTGGCTACAATACTGAACAACTTCTTGAGTATTTTTATGATTTAGACGAAGTGTCTGTTATTGGTGGAAAATTATTTAGAAAACTGGAAATTGACCGAATGTCTGGTCAAAGAGCTTTGGCTGATATTTTAGATCCAAAGACAGGTGAGCCTATTGTGAGATCTGGAAGAAGGATCACCAGGGCCATCGTGAAAAAAATTAAAGAAATAAATTTAACTGAATTAGAGGTTAGTCCTAGTGATTTAGAAGGTAAGGTTTTGGCTAAGCCACTGATTGATGAGTCAACTGGCGAAATTATTGCCGATGCTAATTCTGAACTTAATAGTGGTTTTATTAAAAAGGCAATAGAGGCAGGAATTGATAAATTCTTTTTAATATTTTTTGATGGTTTGACTGTAGGGCCCTATTTAAGAAACACCTTGCTCGTTGATAAGGTCAATAATAAGGATGAGGCTCTTGTTGAAATATATAAAAGGTTAAGGCCAGGGGAGCCGCCTACATTGGATGCTTCGGCAGCATATTTTCAAAAATTATTTTTTGACCCAGAAACCTATGATTTGTCCGAGGTTGGTAGGATTAAAATTAATCATAAGTTTGGTATTAGTATGGAGGAGTGTCCCCCCTCGTTTAGAATTTTAACTAAGAATGATATTTTGAGTACGGTGAAGACAATGATCGACTTGAAAAACGGTAAAGGCGTTGTCGATGATATTGATCATTTGGGAAATCGTCGTGTAAGATCAGTTGGTGAGTTGTTAGAAAATCAATATCGAATTGGTTTGGTTCGAATGGAACGGGCTATTCGAGAGAGAATGAGTTTGCAAGACGTTGAGACCATGATGCCTCATGATTTGGTTAATGCTAAGCCAGTAAATGCTGTAGTTAAGGAATTTTTTGGTTCTTCGCAGTTATCGCAGTTTATGGATCAAACTAACCCATTGTCTGAAATCACACATAAGCGAAGACTGTCAGCCTTAGGGCCAGGAGGTCTAACAAGAGATCGTGCTGGTTTTGAAGTTCGAGATGTTCATCCTACTCATTATGGTAGAATATGTCCAATTGAAACTCCAGAGGGGCCAAATATAGGATTAATCGCATCCTTGGCTACGTATGCAAGAATTAACAACTATGGTTTCATTGAAACTCCGTACAGAAAAGTAGACGCTGGTAAAATTTCTCCAGAAATTACCTACATGTCTGCTCTTGAAGAGGCCGGTCACTTAAAGGCCCAGGCAACTGAAGATAATTTAGGTACCTCAGTTATTCAGTCTCAAATAGTGACGGTGAGAAGAGATGGCGAGTACGAATCTGTAGATAAGGATAAAGTTTCTTTAATTGACGTTTCTCCTTCTCAATTGGTATCTATTGCGGCGTCTTTAATCCCTTTTTTGGAGCATGATGACGCAAATCGAGCTCTGATGGGTTCAAACATGCAACGGCAAGCTGTTCCTTTGTTAAGATCTAGGGCGCCCCTGGTAGGAACCGGAGTGGAAAGACTTGTCGCGAGAGATTCAGGTACCTCTGTTGTGGCTACAAATGATGGTATTGTTGAAGAAATCGATGCCGCTAGAATTGTAGTGCGAAGATTTGCAAAGGGTGGCGAGCTAGGCGCTAATGTTGATATTTACAATTTAATTAAATATCAACGAACAAATCAAAATACGTGTTTTAATCAAAAACCAATAGTCAAATTGGGTGATATTGTTAGAAAAGGTGATATCATCGCGGATGGTCCTTCAACTGAATTGGGTGAATTGGCGCTAGGCCAAAATATCCTCGTGGCGTTCACTCCATGGATGGGATATAACTTCGAAGATTCAATTTTAATTTCTGAAAGGTTGCTACACGAAGATACTTACACTTCTATTCACATTGAGGAGTTTGAGTGTATTGCGCGAGATACAAAGCTAGGTAAGGAAGAGATTTCTAGAGATATTGCTAATGTTGGTGAGGAAGCTCTCAAAGATCTTGATTCTTCTGGTATTATTAGAATTGGTGCTGATGTTAGGCCAGGCTATATTCTTGTAGGGAAAGTCACGCCTAAAGGGGAGACTCAATTGTCTCCTGAAGAAAAATTATTAAGAGCTATTTTCGGTGAAAAAGCTGGGGATGTTAGAGATACTTCTTTAAGAGTTCCATCGGGTGTTTATGGAACAGTTATTGATGCTCAAGTCTACTCTCGTGAGGGTTCAGAGCGAGACGAGCGATTGAGTTCCATTATTGAGGAAAAAAAGAAAAAATTAGAGAAAGATTTATCTGTTGAAATAAATGTTATTAAAAATAATGCCATCGAAAAATTAAAATCAATTATTGTTGGGAAAAAAACTACCGGTGTTCTTTTGAATGAAGATGGAAGTCAAAAGTTGCTGAGCAAAGGACAAGATATTACAGTTGCTGATTTGGAAACAATTCCGTTTGAGTTGTTGAGTTATATTCCCTTGGAAACTGAGTTAGAATTTCATGTTACCAAGATCGTTGATTCGGCCAGAAATCAATTGGATGCAGTGAAGATGGTATTCAATGAAAAAATAGATCGTCTCAGAAAAGGTGACGAATTGCCTCCTGGTGTTATTAAAATGGTTAAAGTTTATGTGGCCATTAAGAGAAAGCTTCAAGTGGGCGATAAATTTGCCGGGCGGCATGGAAACAAGGGCGTCGTGTCAAAGGTGTTACCAGTTGAGGACATGCCCTATTTGGCAGATGGTTCTCCTGTTGATATGGTATTAAACCCATTGGGTGTTCCTTCGCGGATGAATATAGGACAAATTTTAGAAGTTCATTTAGGATGGGCAGCCCATAGTTTGGGTAAGCAGCTATCAAAATATGTGGATAACTGGAATTTTGAAAAAGCAAAGAAGGAAATTAAAGATATTTATAATGACTCTGAGATTTCAACAAAAATTGATAAATCAGATGAAGCATCTCTTAAAAAAATTGTTGGAACGTTAAAGAATGGAATTCATGTAGGTACTCCTGTGTTCGATGGAGCGAGTGAGGCGGATATAAAATCGCTTCTTAAAAAAGCAGAACTTCCAGATAGAGCTCAAACAATTCTTTTTGATGGTAGAACCGGAGAGCCTTTCAATAATCCTGTAACTGTAGGAATTATGTACATGCTTAAGTTACATCATTTAGTTGAAGAGAAAATTCATGCTCGTTCTATTGGTCCATACTCGTTAGTGTCTCAGCAGCCTCTTGGGGGTAAGGCCCAGTTTGGTGGCCAGAGACTTGGAGAGATGGAGGTTTGGGCTATTGAAGCTTATGGTGCTGCTTATTCATTGCAGGAGTTTTTGACAGTTAAATCTGATGATGTTGCTGGAAGAACTAGAATGTATGAAAGCATTGTAAAGGGTGAAAACATTCTTGAGCCTGGCTTGCCAGAGTCATTTAATGTTTTGGTTAAAGAGCTTCAATCCTTAGCTTTAAATGTTCAACTGGTGGAATCTGATATTTTGACAGATAAAGCTGAAGAAGAGCCTATGGAAGATAATATTAACAATGAACCTAAGCATTAA
- a CDS encoding S1 RNA-binding domain-containing protein, translating to MSDNKDIFGDEIETKKNDFASLFENSLSMTNKKLKKGDELRGEIISIDKDSVFIATGTTRDGVLPKAELLNGDKELLFKKGDFVDVVVVRENQDEILLRYKLAKSVAQDVDSLEDAFDMELPIEGKVTEEVKGGFRVLINSKIAFCPISQMDFKVDLDHGKYIGQKFEFLITQYENKGRNIVVSRRRILDQQKVENEGAFLQKYHVGDIVTGKITKLEKYGAFVEIEKGIEGLVHISEIAWGRVQNPGDVLSQGQTVQAKILKIEDSERMKISLSIKEGGTSMDPWNSIDTDFPIGKKINGTIEKKEVFGYFISIAPGLQGLLPRSKWKDSPDAAQIEGKKKGDVIAIQIDQINKEDRRISFGLQSEEYDDSWKSHATLGGPKKGVGTFGELLSKAQKK from the coding sequence ATGAGTGACAATAAAGACATTTTTGGTGACGAAATTGAAACTAAAAAGAATGATTTTGCGAGTCTATTTGAAAATAGTTTATCCATGACAAACAAGAAGCTTAAAAAAGGGGATGAGTTAAGGGGAGAAATTATTTCTATTGATAAAGACTCTGTTTTTATTGCCACGGGTACAACAAGGGATGGGGTTCTTCCAAAGGCAGAATTGCTAAATGGCGACAAAGAATTATTATTTAAAAAAGGTGATTTTGTTGATGTAGTTGTTGTGAGGGAGAATCAAGATGAAATTTTGCTTCGCTATAAATTAGCTAAGTCCGTGGCCCAAGATGTTGACTCCTTAGAAGATGCATTTGATATGGAGCTGCCAATAGAAGGAAAAGTAACAGAAGAAGTCAAGGGTGGATTTCGCGTTCTTATAAATTCCAAAATTGCATTTTGTCCAATAAGTCAGATGGATTTTAAAGTTGATCTAGATCATGGAAAGTATATTGGGCAAAAGTTTGAATTTTTAATTACTCAATATGAAAATAAAGGGCGGAATATTGTTGTTTCAAGGAGAAGGATTTTAGATCAGCAAAAAGTTGAAAACGAAGGCGCTTTCCTGCAAAAATATCATGTTGGAGATATTGTAACTGGAAAGATCACAAAGTTAGAAAAATATGGGGCATTTGTTGAAATAGAAAAAGGGATTGAGGGCTTGGTTCATATTTCTGAGATCGCCTGGGGAAGAGTGCAAAATCCAGGGGACGTTTTATCCCAAGGTCAAACAGTTCAGGCAAAAATTTTGAAAATTGAAGATTCAGAGAGAATGAAAATTTCGCTTTCAATTAAAGAGGGCGGAACATCGATGGATCCTTGGAACTCAATCGATACGGATTTTCCAATTGGAAAAAAAATAAATGGAACTATAGAAAAGAAAGAAGTATTTGGATATTTTATTTCTATAGCACCAGGACTACAAGGGTTACTGCCAAGATCCAAGTGGAAGGATTCTCCAGATGCCGCCCAAATCGAAGGTAAAAAAAAGGGCGATGTGATTGCTATTCAGATCGATCAAATTAACAAAGAAGATCGTCGAATTTCCTTTGGATTGCAGTCTGAAGAGTATGATGATTCATGGAAATCCCATGCGACATTAGGAGGTCCTAAAAAAGGGGTAGGAACCTTTGGAGAACTTTTATCAAAAGCTCAAAAAAAATAA
- the rplL gene encoding 50S ribosomal protein L7/L12, with protein MALSNEQLVEELSQKTVLEIAELVKLLEGKWGVSAAAPVAVAAAGGGAAAPVEEKTAFDVVLVDAGANKINVIKEVRAITGLGLAEAKALVEAGNKTVKEGATKDDAEKIKKQLETAGAKVLVK; from the coding sequence ATGGCATTATCAAATGAACAATTAGTAGAAGAATTATCACAAAAGACAGTCCTCGAGATTGCTGAGCTTGTTAAGTTATTAGAAGGCAAGTGGGGCGTTTCTGCGGCGGCACCTGTAGCCGTTGCGGCAGCTGGTGGTGGAGCAGCTGCTCCCGTTGAAGAAAAAACTGCATTTGATGTAGTTTTGGTAGATGCGGGCGCTAATAAAATCAATGTTATTAAGGAAGTGAGAGCAATAACTGGATTGGGACTTGCTGAAGCTAAAGCTTTAGTGGAAGCAGGAAATAAAACAGTTAAAGAAGGAGCGACTAAAGACGACGCTGAGAAAATTAAAAAACAATTAGAAACTGCTGGTGCTAAAGTACTAGTTAAGTAA
- the tuf gene encoding elongation factor Tu yields MSKEKFNRNKPHVNIGTIGHVDHGKTTLTAAITTTLAAEGKSQAMSYDQIDKSPEEKERGITISTTHVEYETDKRHYAHVDCPGHADYVKNMITGAAQMDGAILVVSAADGPMPQTREHILLARQVGVPALVVFMNKVDMVDDKDLLELVEMEVRELLSKYEFPGDKIPIILGSAKLALEGDNSDLGKPSIKRLMDACDAYIPEPVRATDKTFLMPVEDVFSISGRGTVVTGRVERGIIKVNEEVEIIGIRPTQKTTVTGIEMFRKLLDEGQAGDNCGVLLRGTKKEDVERGQVLAKPGSVKPHKKFKAEAYILTKEEGGRHTPFFNGYRPQFYFRTTDVTGVVTLKQGTEMVMPGDRVEINVELIAPIAMEKELRFAIREGGRTVGAGVVTEIVE; encoded by the coding sequence ATGTCTAAAGAGAAATTTAACCGTAATAAACCTCATGTTAACATTGGAACCATTGGTCACGTCGATCATGGAAAAACAACTTTAACTGCAGCCATTACTACTACATTGGCGGCTGAGGGCAAATCTCAGGCTATGTCTTACGATCAAATCGATAAGTCTCCTGAAGAAAAAGAGCGTGGAATCACTATTTCTACAACTCACGTAGAGTATGAAACAGACAAACGGCACTATGCTCACGTTGACTGTCCTGGACATGCTGACTATGTAAAAAATATGATAACAGGCGCCGCTCAAATGGATGGTGCTATTTTGGTGGTTTCTGCTGCAGATGGACCGATGCCCCAAACTAGGGAGCACATTCTTCTTGCAAGGCAAGTAGGGGTTCCTGCGTTAGTTGTATTTATGAATAAAGTGGATATGGTTGATGATAAGGATCTTCTAGAGCTTGTCGAGATGGAAGTGCGTGAGTTATTGAGTAAGTACGAATTTCCTGGCGATAAAATTCCTATAATTCTAGGTTCTGCTAAGTTAGCTTTGGAGGGTGATAACTCTGATTTGGGAAAACCATCTATTAAGCGATTGATGGACGCTTGTGATGCTTATATTCCTGAGCCTGTTCGTGCTACTGATAAAACATTTCTAATGCCAGTTGAGGATGTATTCTCAATTTCTGGTCGAGGAACTGTGGTTACTGGTCGTGTTGAGCGTGGAATTATCAAGGTAAATGAGGAAGTTGAAATCATAGGAATTAGACCTACTCAAAAAACAACTGTTACAGGCATAGAAATGTTCCGTAAACTTCTTGATGAGGGGCAGGCTGGAGACAATTGTGGAGTTCTTCTAAGGGGAACTAAAAAAGAAGATGTTGAGCGTGGGCAAGTTTTGGCTAAACCTGGTTCTGTAAAACCTCACAAAAAATTCAAAGCTGAAGCCTATATTCTTACAAAAGAAGAAGGCGGAAGACACACGCCCTTCTTTAATGGCTATCGTCCTCAGTTTTATTTCAGAACTACGGATGTAACAGGAGTTGTAACTTTGAAACAAGGAACAGAAATGGTTATGCCTGGTGACAGAGTTGAAATTAATGTTGAGTTAATTGCTCCAATTGCAATGGAAAAGGAACTTCGTTTTGCTATCCGTGAAGGTGGAAGAACTGTTGGTGCTGGAGTTGTTACTGAAATAGTTGAGTAA
- a CDS encoding 50S ribosomal protein L10, with protein sequence MFVITRADKESEVKIISEKLAKSKAAFIVDFKGMKVDQVTDLRKKLHPVESEMKVVRNTLAKRALKDFPVMSDAISSAFKGTNAFVFAYGDVAAAAKTLSVFAKDIEVFQLKSGVMDGRKLDEKSINFIATLPGKDQLRAQFLALLNTPATQVVRVLNEVPTALARVLKAKSEIN encoded by the coding sequence ATGTTTGTGATTACACGTGCTGATAAAGAAAGTGAAGTAAAAATCATTTCTGAAAAGTTGGCCAAATCAAAAGCAGCTTTCATTGTTGATTTTAAAGGTATGAAGGTGGATCAGGTTACTGATCTTCGAAAAAAACTTCACCCAGTAGAGTCTGAAATGAAAGTAGTAAGAAATACTCTTGCTAAGCGTGCTTTAAAAGATTTCCCTGTAATGAGTGACGCAATTTCTAGCGCATTTAAGGGAACTAACGCTTTTGTTTTTGCATATGGAGATGTTGCTGCTGCGGCCAAAACCCTGTCTGTGTTTGCAAAGGACATAGAAGTTTTTCAATTGAAATCAGGAGTTATGGATGGTCGTAAATTGGATGAGAAATCAATCAATTTTATAGCTACTTTGCCTGGAAAAGATCAATTGCGGGCCCAATTTCTTGCATTGTTAAATACTCCTGCAACTCAAGTTGTTAGAGTTCTTAATGAAGTGCCTACGGCGCTTGCGAGAGTTTTAAAAGCAAAATCTGAAATAAATTAA
- the nusG gene encoding transcription termination/antitermination protein NusG: protein MNQEFPKKWYIANTQTGCEQTAKSAIEEKIRSSKMEKYFGEILIPAENVVELVKGQKQTKSRKFFPGYIFIQMYLNEETWHLVKSSSKVSGFVGGKVKPPEVPEHEVMRVTQQMAGVSEKPKPKIRYSVGDTVVVVDGPFSNFNGVVEDINEDKGKVKVSVSIFGRSTPVELDFVQVDKN from the coding sequence ATGAACCAAGAATTTCCAAAAAAATGGTACATAGCAAATACTCAAACTGGATGTGAGCAAACGGCTAAATCTGCTATCGAAGAAAAAATAAGATCTTCTAAGATGGAAAAATATTTCGGTGAAATTTTAATACCTGCTGAAAATGTAGTTGAGTTGGTAAAAGGTCAAAAACAAACAAAATCAAGAAAATTTTTTCCTGGATATATTTTTATTCAGATGTATTTAAACGAAGAGACTTGGCATCTGGTAAAAAGTTCTTCAAAAGTATCTGGCTTTGTTGGTGGAAAAGTAAAGCCTCCAGAAGTTCCTGAGCATGAAGTTATGAGGGTAACTCAGCAAATGGCTGGGGTTTCTGAAAAGCCAAAACCAAAAATAAGATATTCGGTTGGCGATACGGTTGTCGTCGTTGACGGTCCTTTCAGTAATTTTAATGGGGTTGTTGAGGATATTAATGAAGATAAAGGAAAGGTTAAGGTTTCCGTAAGTATTTTTGGTAGGTCGACACCAGTAGAGTTAGATTTTGTTCAGGTAGATAAAAATTAA
- a CDS encoding RNA methyltransferase, which translates to MKQNRKISSFAPKNKSHPKAVNGKSNIQNINLKKQRWVSGNHAVLEVLSVHPRSILKVIFQQGWQGLHLQNEIYKKVKTLAIEVEEKPKGVLDKLFLNHQGCLVLVEGRPKLLDSNLTAPSQLLFLDGIEDPHNLGAICRTSWLLGVQGIFIPEDRAVDITPAVHKVACGGVEHVPISVETQFKTSLEKFKEMGYWVFGLSHQAQNCIFELEIPKKVIWCVGAEDKGLRGSTEKLCDDFVSIPQVSSSASYNASVAAGLVLSEGYRQHNYASGRP; encoded by the coding sequence GTGAAGCAGAATAGAAAAATTTCTTCTTTTGCTCCTAAAAACAAAAGTCACCCCAAGGCAGTGAATGGAAAATCGAATATCCAAAATATAAATTTAAAAAAACAGCGATGGGTTTCTGGCAATCATGCTGTTTTGGAAGTGCTTTCAGTACATCCTCGATCCATATTAAAAGTAATTTTTCAACAGGGATGGCAAGGGCTTCATTTGCAAAATGAGATCTATAAAAAAGTAAAGACATTGGCCATAGAAGTAGAAGAAAAACCTAAAGGCGTTTTGGATAAATTATTTTTAAATCATCAGGGGTGTTTGGTCCTTGTCGAGGGAAGACCTAAGTTGTTAGATTCAAACTTGACCGCACCCTCTCAATTGTTGTTCTTGGATGGGATTGAAGACCCTCATAATTTAGGAGCTATTTGCAGAACCTCATGGCTTTTGGGAGTTCAGGGCATTTTTATTCCGGAAGATAGAGCTGTCGATATAACTCCAGCGGTGCATAAAGTTGCCTGTGGAGGAGTTGAGCATGTTCCCATTTCAGTTGAGACACAGTTTAAGACGTCTCTAGAGAAATTTAAAGAAATGGGTTATTGGGTGTTCGGATTGAGTCATCAAGCTCAAAATTGCATTTTCGAACTTGAGATTCCCAAAAAAGTCATTTGGTGCGTAGGGGCTGAGGACAAAGGATTAAGAGGATCCACGGAAAAATTATGTGATGATTTTGTGTCAATCCCTCAGGTCTCTTCTTCGGCAAGCTACAATGCCTCTGTGGCTGCAGGATTGGTGCTTTCCGAAGGTTATAGACAACACAATTACGCATCAGGTCGTCCTTGA
- a CDS encoding 50S ribosomal protein L1, whose product MSGKKYKKMSEKVDANKKYSIDEAFGLVVETAPAKFDESVDAAFRLGVDPKQSDQQVRGAIALPNGLGKKVRVIVFAKGPKEADAKNAGADFVGADDLVQKIQGGWLDFDKAIATPDMMSTVSKVAKILGPRGLMPNPKIGTVTMNVAEAVTAEKKGKLDFRVDKAGIIHASVGKKSMGSEKLKENFMALLGAVLRAKPSTSKGLYIKSVAVSSTMGPGVKIDANEAMGNKED is encoded by the coding sequence ATGTCAGGAAAAAAATATAAAAAAATGTCTGAAAAAGTTGATGCAAACAAAAAATATTCAATTGACGAAGCTTTTGGCTTGGTGGTTGAAACGGCTCCTGCCAAATTTGATGAATCTGTAGATGCGGCATTTAGGCTGGGCGTTGATCCTAAGCAGTCGGACCAGCAGGTTAGAGGCGCCATTGCTTTGCCAAATGGTTTGGGTAAGAAGGTTCGAGTTATTGTGTTTGCAAAAGGCCCTAAGGAGGCTGATGCAAAAAATGCTGGAGCAGACTTTGTCGGTGCTGACGATTTGGTTCAAAAGATTCAAGGCGGTTGGTTGGATTTTGATAAAGCTATAGCTACTCCGGATATGATGTCCACAGTTTCAAAGGTCGCTAAAATATTGGGACCTAGAGGCTTGATGCCAAACCCAAAGATTGGAACAGTTACTATGAATGTGGCTGAGGCCGTTACTGCTGAAAAAAAAGGCAAACTAGATTTTAGAGTTGATAAGGCGGGTATTATCCATGCTTCTGTTGGTAAGAAGTCCATGGGTAGTGAAAAATTAAAAGAAAATTTTATGGCATTGTTAGGTGCTGTTCTTAGGGCAAAACCTTCTACATCTAAAGGGCTATACATTAAATCAGTTGCAGTTTCGTCAACAATGGGGCCTGGGGTTAAGATTGATGCAAATGAGGCAATGGGAAATAAAGAAGATTAA
- the rplK gene encoding 50S ribosomal protein L11 — MAKKVTGMIKLQIPAGKANPAPPVGPALGQHGVNIMEFCKQFNARTQKMGDDIIPIIITVYQDRSFTFITKTPPVSSLLKKAVKIQSGSKQPQKDKVGKVKISDVKQIATTKLPDLNCIKVESGMSQVIGTAKSMGLEIQE; from the coding sequence ATGGCAAAAAAAGTTACAGGAATGATCAAATTGCAGATTCCGGCAGGGAAGGCCAATCCGGCACCTCCCGTTGGACCGGCGCTCGGACAACATGGTGTAAATATAATGGAGTTTTGCAAACAGTTCAACGCGCGTACTCAAAAAATGGGCGATGATATTATTCCTATAATAATCACTGTTTATCAGGATAGGTCCTTTACATTTATCACTAAGACTCCGCCAGTGTCATCTTTGTTAAAAAAGGCAGTTAAGATTCAATCTGGATCGAAACAGCCGCAAAAAGATAAGGTCGGCAAGGTGAAAATCAGTGATGTTAAGCAAATAGCAACAACAAAATTACCTGATTTAAATTGTATAAAAGTTGAGTCTGGTATGTCGCAAGTTATAGGGACTGCTAAAAGCATGGGCCTGGAAATTCAGGAATAG
- the secE gene encoding preprotein translocase subunit SecE produces MNKTNSKLLTISFALFSFLIGFSLHLILKSFSGAFAIVARLNENDLFKHGLPVMIGLVIFFYLQFNKKTLEWGSEVVLEITKVVFPTKADTTALTIVVVIFVMISSVIITLFDFVSNAIVKHIIN; encoded by the coding sequence ATGAATAAAACAAATAGTAAATTGCTGACAATTAGTTTCGCTTTGTTTTCATTTTTGATTGGATTCAGTCTTCATTTGATTCTTAAATCATTTTCTGGGGCTTTTGCTATTGTTGCTAGGCTGAATGAAAATGATTTGTTTAAACATGGTCTTCCGGTCATGATTGGTTTGGTCATATTTTTCTATTTGCAATTTAATAAGAAAACATTGGAGTGGGGAAGTGAAGTGGTTTTGGAAATCACAAAGGTTGTATTCCCCACAAAGGCAGACACGACAGCGCTTACTATTGTTGTTGTTATTTTTGTTATGATTTCTTCTGTTATTATTACGTTGTTTGATTTTGTCTCCAACGCTATAGTCAAACATATTATTAATTAA